The Caretta caretta isolate rCarCar2 chromosome 10, rCarCar1.hap1, whole genome shotgun sequence genome has a window encoding:
- the PIGBOS1 gene encoding protein PIGBOS1: MYGKVPLPHIFLGALLGVAGGVYIYKPILEQYHRKQNKLKETLQAPELEEKKE; the protein is encoded by the coding sequence ATGTATGGTAAAGTGCCATTACCTCATATCTTTCTGGGGGCTCTCCTTGGAGTTGCAGGAGGAGTCTACATCTATAAACCAATACTTGAACAATatcacagaaaacaaaataaattaaaagaaacgCTGCAAGCACCAGAACTAGAAGAGAAGAAAGAATAG